In one window of Helianthus annuus cultivar XRQ/B chromosome 17, HanXRQr2.0-SUNRISE, whole genome shotgun sequence DNA:
- the LOC110922280 gene encoding senescence-specific cysteine protease SAG39 has translation MSSRNRTSLACLLLLLFSASLLSHVASRLLSENSSYESHEQWMARYGRTYKDAAEKERRSKIFHDNVQYIQSFNNAMNKGYKLAVNEFADLTNEEFRTARNRFKAHECSPSTSAFRYENVTAVPSSMDWRKKGAVTPVKDQGQCGCCWAFSAVAAMEGITQLKTGKLVSLSEQELVDCDTSGVDQGCEGGLMDNAFDFIVNNKGLTTETNCPYKGVDGTCNSNEASNHAAAITGHEDVPANSESALLKAVASQPVSVAIDASGSDFQFYSSGVFTGDCGTELDHGVTAVGYGTSDDGTKYWLVKNSWGTSWGQEGYIMMQRDVEAKEGLCGIAMQASYPTA, from the exons ATGTCATCCAGAAACCGCACTTCCTTGGCTTGTTTGCTTTTGCTCCTCTTCTCGGCTTCTTTGCTTTCACATGTTGCGTCGCGCTTGCTCTCCGAAAACTCCAGCTATGAAAGCCACGAGCAATGGATGGCTCGCTATGGACGCACATACAAGGATGCTGCTGAGAAGGAACGACGTTCAAAGATTTTCCATGACAACGTCCAGTACATACAGTCATTCAACAACGCGATGAACAAAGGTTACAAACTAGCAGTCAACGAGTTTGCGGACCTTACCAATGAAGAGTTCAGAACAGCTAGGAACAGATTCAAGGCACATGAATGCTCCCCTTCAACCTCTGCTTTCAGGTATGAAAATGTTACAGCGGTTCCATCATCGATGGATTGGAGAAAGAAAGGTGCAGTGACGCCTGTTAAAGACCAAGGCCAATGTG GGTGTTGCTGGGCGTTTTCGGCTGTGGCAGCTATGGAAGGAATAACCCAACTGAAAACAGGTAAACTGGTGTCTCTATCTGAACAAGAGCTCGTGGACTGTGACACTAGCGGTGTAGATCAGGGATGCGAGGGTGGTCTTATGGACAATGCCTTTGATTTTATCGTAAACAATAAAGGCCTCACTACGGAGACCAACTGCCCGTACAAAGGTGTTGATGGCACCTGCAACAGCAACGAGGCATCTAACCATGCCGCAGCAATTACTGGTCACGAAGATGTTCCTGCCAACAGCGAAAGTGCGCTGTTAAAAGCTGTGGCCAGTCAGCCCGTCTCAGTTGCTATTGATGCTAGTGGGTCAGACTTCCAGTTCTACTCCAGTGGTGTGTTTACAGGAGACTGTGGCACGGAACTGGACCATGGTGTTACTGCGGTTGGTTATGGGACTAGCGATGACGGGACTAAGTATTGGTTGGTGAAGAACTCATGGGGAACAAGTTGGGGTCAAGAGGGGTACATCATGATGCAAAGAGATGTTGAGGCTAAAGAAGGTCTTTGCGGCATTGCCATGCAGGCTTCCTACCCCACTGCTTAA